The following are encoded together in the Tripterygium wilfordii isolate XIE 37 chromosome 3, ASM1340144v1, whole genome shotgun sequence genome:
- the LOC119988621 gene encoding carboxy-terminal domain RNA polymerase II polypeptide A small phosphatase 1-like, giving the protein MAEQGEVCVSRSLQIWRGLINWLSFLLRLFWQILRGAPSMARVLLSYIGFRHPLLASSSPSFKVLPDVELSSLHDSLSPAHTHVVAFGDHRLDKLTVVLDLDETLVCAYETSSLPPLTRTQATDAGLKCFELECLSSDKECEGKPKINHVTVFERPGLREFLKQIGEFADLVLFTAGLEGYAKPLVDRIDMDSQFKLRLYRPSTVSTELREHIKDLSSLSKDLCRIVIVGNNPYSFLLQPLNGIPCIPFSAGQPCDNQLLEVILPLLKHLSLQKDVRPELYERFHMPEWFQMHGNPL; this is encoded by the exons ATGGCGGAACAGGGAGAGGTGTGCGTGTCGCGATCGTTGCAGATATGGAGAGGTTTGATCAACTGGCTCTCTTTCCTTCTCCGATTGTTCTGGCAGATCCTGAGAGGCGCACCTTCCATGGCGCGGGTTCTGTTGTCTTATATTGGTTTTAGGCATCCTCTCCTTGCTTCCTCTTCTCCCTCTTTCAAGGTCCTTCCAGACGTCGAACTCTCCTCTTTACACGATTCCTTGTCCCCTGCGCATACGCACGTTGTTGCTTTTGGTGATCATCGCTTAGATAAGCTCACG GTTGTTCTTGACTTGGACGAGACACTTGTATGTGCCTATGAAACATCTAGCTTGCCTCCTCTAACTCGCACTCAGGCAACAGATGCCGGATTAAAGTGTTTTGAGTTAGAATGTCTATCTTCAGACAAG GAATGTGAAGGAAAACCGAAGATCAATCATGTGACAGTGTTTGAAAGACCTGGTTTACGGGAGTTCTTGAAACAGATTGGTGAATTTGCAGATCTTGTTCTGTTCACCGCCGGCCTTGAAG GTTATGCTAAACCACTTGTTGACAGGATAGACATGGATAGTCAATTCAAACTTCGTCTTTATCGTCCTTCAACTGTTAGCAC GGAACTCCGTGAACACATCAAGGATCTGTCTAGCTTGTCAAAAGATCTCTGCAGAATTGTGATTGTTGGTAACAACCCCTATAGTTTCTTGCTACAACCACTAAATGGAATACCGTGCATTCCATTCTCTGCTGGACAGCCATGCGATAATCAG CTGTTAGAGGTCATCCTTCCACTCCTTAAACACCTCTCCCTCCAGAAGGATGTTAGGCCTGAACTTTATGAGAGATTCCACATGCCTGAGTGGTTTCAAATGCATGGAAATCCCTTGTGA
- the LOC119991164 gene encoding symplekin isoform X2 codes for MGINARVEGQDILNSFSGSGGVRLLALKFVEAVILLYTPDPNGSSEPPHDGKLSEFNISWIRKGHPVLNAGDLSIEASQKLVLLLDLLRFPAVKSISKLVIIVLVNSLSSIAKKRPAYFGRVLPVLLGLDPSSSASEGGVHVSGACHVLRNAFLSCLKCTHPGAAPWKDRLSDALTELKAGKTADNSLHQVHNINESGEEVEKSSLLFEEQKPSLKVIHVTDSNMGRKRSGAEYSSDMVDNDFSGKRVKSTSTGSEESSKELDRNIDFSRDDSPSVEPTNNKGAGDSGPVLQLVAMFGALVAQGEKAVPSLEILISSISADLLAEVVMANMRNLPLNHPHSEVDDELLLNTSIVGSETQAKYPSSFLAGVLSLSSSFPPIASLLSGHQSVSNDIVAPQDDEDIGVAALGDHTADGAETTHGTQNEVLPISISVSSVVLSGVEGVFPIPHDTNDIGNLEGEIPGLDSSAHDEGLSETLVASSFASTDLEYTSQEQVNCSGERSPMEILPSISTDRSEEHSPRAAVLDSNSLASSTATSVGLPSHFALPKMAAPVVNLADEQKDHLQIFAFTRIVEAYKQIAVAGGSQLRFSLLAYLGVEFPLELDPWKLLQEHIFSDYLSHEGHELTLRVLYRLYREAEEGTDFFTSTTATSVYDMFILAVAETLRDSFPPSDKSLSRLLNEAPYLPKSILKLLECLCCSGNCEKPEKDLQGGDRVTQGLSTIWSLILVRPPIRDVCLKIALQSAVHHLEEVRMKAIRLVANKLYPMSSISQQIEDFANEMLISMIKDDAMERMDAEGSISESRKESDFENPSNEHHSVSAIGKDVSSETHQSCTIQSESSLSMPEAQRCMSLYFALCTKKHSLFRLIFVNYERASIAVKQAIQRQIPIVVRTIGSSSVLLEIISDPPSGSENLLMQVLHTLTDGTIPSPELIFTIRKLFDSKLKDVEILIPVLPFLPRDEVFLVFPHFVNLSLEKFQAALARIVQGTPHSGPVLDPAEVLIAIHGIDPERDGIPLKKVTDACNACFEQRQIFTQQVIAKVLNQLVEQIPLPLLFMRTVLQAIGAFPALVDFILEILARLVNKQIWKYPKLWVGFLKCAQLTKPQSFGVLLQLPPPQLENALNRIAALKAPLVAHASRPDVRSSLPRSKLVVLGLASDPQSTSQIQTSQAETGDDAVNLDKEAAAEKTRESSAS; via the exons ATGGGCATCAATGCTAGAGTTGAAGGACAGGATATACTCAATAGCTTTTCAG GAAGTGGTGGGGTGAGGTTGCTAGCTCTGAAGTTTGTTGAAGCTGTTATTCTTCTTTATACTCCTGATCCTAATGGCTCGTCTGAGCCCCCTCATGATG GGAAGCTTTCGGAGTTCAATATATCTTGGATCCGCAAAGGTCATCCTGTACTCAATGCTGGAGACCTGTCAATTGAGGCCAGCCAAAAGTTGGTTTTATTGCTTGATCTACTCCGGTTCCCAGCAGTGAAATCTATTAGTAAATTAGTCATCATCGTGCTTGTAAATAG CCTTTCTTCTATAGCAAAGAAAAGGCCTGCATATTTTGGACGTGTTCTCCCTGTTTTACTTGGCTTGGATCCGTCAAGCTCTGCCTCTGAAGGGGGGGTGCATGTATCTGGCGCATGTCATGTTCTGAGAAATGCCTTTCTCTCCTGTTTGAAATGTACTCACCCGGGTGCCGCACCg TGGAAGGATCGTTTATCAGATGCCCTGACGGAACTGAAAGCTGGGAAGACAGCAGATAATTCTCTGCATCAAGTACACAACATTAATGAAAGTGGAGAGGAGGTGGAAAAAAGTTCATTACTGTTTGAG GAACAGAAGCCCTCTTTGAAAGTTATTCATGTAACTGATAGTAACATGGGGAGGAAAAGGTCTGGAGCAGAGTACAGCAGTGATATGGTGGACAATGATTTTTCTGGAAAACGAGTCAAATCAACATCTACTGGCTCAGAGGAGTCAAGCAAAGAATTAGATAGGAACATTGACTTCTCTCGAGATGACTCTCCATCAGTTGAACCAACCAATAACAAAGGAGCTGGAGATAGTGGCCCTGTGCTCCAACTTGTTGCTATGTTTGGAGCGCTGGTCGCTCAAGGTGAAAAAGCTGTTCCATCGCTGGAGATTCTCATTTCAAGTATCTCTGCTGATTTGCTAGCTGAAGTGGTGATGGCAAATATGCGCAACCTTCCTCTAAATCATCCTCACAGTGAAGTGGATGATGAGTTACTGCTGAACACGAGTATAGTTGGAAGTGAAACTCAAGCCAAGTATCCATCATCATTTCTAGCTGGTGTACTTTCACTTTCTAGTTCTTTTCCACCAATAGCATCACTGCTCAGTGGTCATCAGTCAGTGTCGAATGATATTGTG GCACCACAAGATGATGAGGATATCGGTGTTGCAGCTTTGGGTGATCATACTGCTGATGGTGCTGAAACAACTCATGGGACTCAAAATGAAGTGTTACCCATTAGTATTTCAGTTTCTTCTGTTGTACTTTCTGGAGTGGAGGGTGTTTTTCCTATTCCTCATGATACTAATGATATAGGAAATTTAGAGGGTGAGATACCTGGTCTGGATTCTTCTGCGCATGACGAGGGTCTTTCAGAAACTCTGGTTGCTTCTTCATTTGCCTCTACCGATTTAGAATATACCAGTCAAGAGCAAGTTAATTGTTCAGGAGAAAGGTCGCCTATGGAAATTCTTCCATCAATATCAACAGATAGGTCAGAAGAGCATAGTCCTAGGGCAGCAGTCCTGGATTCCAACAGCCTGGCGTCCTCAACTGCAACTTCTGTGGGTTTGCCCTCTCATTTTGCCCTGCCAAAGATGGCAGCACCTGTTGTTAACCTTGCTGATGAACAGAAAGACCATTTGCAAATTTTTGCATTTACACGCATTGTTGAGGCTTACAAGCAAATAGCAGTTGCTGGAGGTTCGCAATTACGTTTTTCTCTGCTGGCTTATCTAGGTGTTGAG TTTCCATTGGAGTTGGACCCTTGGAAACTATTACAGGAGCACATATTCTCTGATTATTTGAGTCATGAG GGTCACGAGTTGACATTGCGCGTCCTCTACAGGTTATATAGGGAGGCAGAAGAAGGGACTGACTTTTTCACTTCTACAACTGCTACTTCTGTGTATGACATGTTTATTCTGGCTGTG GCTGAGACACTTAGAGACTCTTTTCCTCCATCGGACAAATCTCTGAGTAGATTGCTCAATGAAGCTCCTTATCTGCCTAAAtccattttaaaattattagaGTGCTTGTGTTGTTCCGGAAACTGTGAGAAACCTGAGAAGGACTTGCAAGGCGGAGATAGAGTGACCCAGGGTCTAAGCACTATATGGAGCCTCATTTTGGTCAGGCCTCCTATTCGGGATGTCTGCCTGAAAATTGCTTTACAG AGTGCTGTTCATCATTTAGAGGAAGTACGGATGAAGGCTATCCGTCTG GTGGCAAACAAGTTATATCCCATGTCGTCGATTTCTCAGCAAATAGAAGATTTTGCAAATGAAATGTTGATATCTATGATAAAGGATGATGCTATGGAGAGAATGGATGCTGAAGGCTCTATTTCTGAGTCACGGAAG GAATCTGACTTTGAAAACCCTTCAAATGAGCATCACTCAGTCAGTGCCATCGGTAAGGATGTCTCCTCTGAGACTCATCAGTCGTGCACAATTCAGAGTGAGTCCTCCCTCTCAATGCCTGAGGCCCAGCGGTGCATGTCACTGTATTTTGCTCTTTGCACAAAG aagcactccctctttcgCCTAATATTTGTTAACTATGAACGTGCATCAATTGCTGTTAAGCAG GCAATACAACGGCAAATCCCAATAGTAGTCCGTACTATAGGCTCGTCATCTGTTCTCCTTGAAATAATCTCAGACCCTCCCAGTGGAAGTGAGAACCTTCTGATGCAG GTTTTGCATACCCTTACGGATGGGACTATTCCTTCTCCGGAGTTGATATTTACCATCAGGAAGTTATTTGATTCAAAACTAAAG GATGTGGAGATATTGATTCCAGTATTGCCGTTTCTACCAAGAGATGAG GTTTTTCTGGTTTTTCCACATTTTGTTAATCTATCACTGGAGAAGTTTCAGGCAGCTCTTGCTCGTATTGTACAG GGAACACCTCATTCTGGTCCAGTGCTCGATCCTGCTGAAGTTTTAATAGCAATCCATGGAATTGATCCTGAAAGAGATGGAATTCCCTTGAAGAAG GTCACTGATGCATGCAATGCCTGTTTCGAGCAACGACAGATATTTACCCAACAAGTTATTGCAAAAGTCTTGAACCAGTTG GTTGAGCAGATTCCTCTTCCGTTGTTGTTCATGCGTACAGTACTGCAAGCAATTGGTGCATTTCCTGCGTTG GTGGACTTTATATTGGAGATCCTTGCTCGTCTTGTAAATAAGCAG ATATGGAAGTACCCGAAGTTGTGGGTAGGATTTTTGAAGTGTGCACAATTGACCAAGCCTCAGTCATTTGGTGTGTTACTTCAG CTTCCTCCGCCCCAGCTAGAAAATGCATTGAATAGAATTGCAGCACTTAAGGCCCCTCTTGTTGCTCATGCAAGCCGACCTGATGTTCGCTCTTCGCTTCCCAG gtctaagttggtagttttGGGATTAGCTTCTGATCCTCAGAGTACGAGCCAAATACAAACGAGTCAGGCTGAAACCGGGGATGACGCAGTAAACTTGGATAAGGAGGCTGCAGCAGAGAAAACTAGAGAATCATCTGCTAGTTGA
- the LOC119992172 gene encoding dnaJ homolog subfamily B member 1-like, with the protein MGVDYYKVLQVDRNAKDDDLKKAYRKLAMKWHPDKNPNNKKDAEAKFKQISEAYDVLSDPQKRAVYDQFGEEGLKGQVPPPGSGGFSGGGDGGSTTFRFNPRNADDIFSEFFGYASPFGGMGDMGGSRAGTSGFSRGMFGDDIFGSFRAAAGEASGNMPPRKAAAIERTLLCSLEDLYKGTTKKMKISRDVADATGRPTTVEEILTIEIKPGWKKGTKITFPDKGNEQRGVIPSDLVFIIDEKPHGVFKRDGNDLIVTQKISLVEALTGYTVTVTTLDGRNLTIPINSVISPSYEEIVKGEGMPIPKEPTRKGNLRIKFNIKFPSKLTAEQKSGIKRLISS; encoded by the exons ATGGGCGTAGATTACTACAAGGTTCTACAGGTCGACCGGAATGCCAAAGATGATGACTTGAAAAAGGCTTATCGAAAGCTCGCCATGAAGTGGCATCCTGACAAAAACCCTAACAACAAGAAAGACGCCGAGGccaaattcaaacaaatttCTGAGGCATACGAT GTTTTGAGCGATCCCCAAAAGAGAGCGGTATATGATCAGTTTGGTGAGGAGGGGTTGAAGGGGCAGGTTCCGCCTCCGGGGTCGGGCGGTTTCTCTGGGGGCGGCGATGGCGGTTCGACGACGTTTCGATTCAACCCGAGGAATGCCGACGATATTTTCTCTGAGTTTTTTGGGTACGCTAGTCCGTTTGGTGGGATGGGAGATATGGGCGGGTCACGGGCCGGCACGTCTGGTTTCTCCAGAGGCATGTTTGGTGATGATATCTTCGGGTCGTTTAGAGCCGCTGCTGGGGAGGCATCCGGCAATATGCCTCCGCGAAAAGCTGCAGCTATAGAACGTACCTTGCTGTGTAGTTTGGAGGATTTATACAAGGGTACCACCAAGAAGATGAAGATTTCGAGGGACGTAGCTGATGCCACTGG GAGACCTACGACTGTGGAAGAAATTCTTACAATTGAAATCAAGCCTGGTTGGAAGAAAGGGACAAAAATTACTTTCCCAGATAAGGGAAATGAACAACGAGGTGTTATACCGTCAGATCTAGTTTTTATCATAGACGAGAAGCCTCATGGCGTCTTCAAGAGGGATGGTAATGATCTTATTGTCACCCAGAAGATATCTCTGGTGGAAGCTCTGACAGGGTACACTGTAACGGTGACAACCCTGGATGGGCGGAATCTTACAATCCCCATCAACTCTGTTATCAGTCCAAGCTATGAAGAAATTGTTAAAGGTGAGGGGATGCCCATCCCAAAGGAACCAACCAGGAAAGGCAATCTGAGAATCAAGTTTAACATTAAGTTTCCCAGCAAGCTTACTGCAGAGCAGAAAAGTGGCATCAAGCGGTTAATATCATCATAG
- the LOC119992183 gene encoding PHD finger protein ALFIN-LIKE 1-like yields MGSSPRAVEEIFKDFNARRAGVVRALTHDVDEFYGLCDPDKENLCLYGHPNETWEVTLPAEEVPPELPEPALGINFARDGMQRKDWLSLVAVHSDSWLLSVAFYFGARLNRNERKRLFSLINDQPTVFEVVTERKPIKDKPSMGSGSKSKGSLKRSSDGQVKTNPRLTDEIYEDDGDEQSETFCGSCGGNYNADEFWIGCDICERWYHGKCVKITPAKAESIKQYKCPSCVKKGR; encoded by the exons ATGGGCTCAAGTCCTCGAGCCGTAGAGGAGATCTTCAAAGATTTTAATGCTAGAAGAGCTGGTGTTGTTCGTGCTTTAACTCACG ATGTCGATGAATTTTACGGACTCTGCGATCCAG ACAAGGAGAATCTGTGTCTGTATGGACATCCAAATGAAACCTGGGAGGTAACTCTGCCGGCAGAAGAAGTTCCTCCAGAACTTCCTGAACCCGCACTTGGGATTAATTTTGCTAGAGATGGCATGCAACGCAAAGACTGGCTTTCATTGGTCGCTGTACATAGTGATTCTTGGTTGCTTTCTGTTGCTTTCTACTTTGGTGCTCGTCTTAACCGCAATGAAAG GAAACGACTATTTAGCTTGATCAATGATCAGCCTACTGTCTTCGAAGTTGTAACGGAAAGGAAGCCTATAAAGGATAAACCAAGCATGGGCAGTGGAAGCAAATCTAAGGGTAGCTTGAAG AGGTCGAGTGATGGCCAAGTAAAAACCAACCCTAGGCTCACAGATGAGATTTACGAGGATGATGGAGATGAGCAAAGTGAAACCTTCTGCGGGAGCTGTGGTGGAAATTATAACGCAGATGAGTTTTGGATTGGCTGTGACATCTGTGAAAGATGGTACCATGGAAAGTGTGTGAAGATAACACCTGCTAAGGCTGAGAGTATTAAACAATACAAATGCCCGTCTTGCGTGAAGAAGGGCAGATAG
- the LOC119991164 gene encoding uncharacterized protein LOC119991164 isoform X1: MVGMLSSISRERLLSLANSARTASEISSKLDYLRQLRRVLPHENLTLLSELLPRLFDLQTDRFAPIRKFATEIIGEVGVKHLEFLPEIVPVLMNVLDDGEPPVARQAITCGLDFFRCTLVEVAIQGLHMSELNDSLQLSWASMLELKDRIYSIAFQPGSGGVRLLALKFVEAVILLYTPDPNGSSEPPHDGKLSEFNISWIRKGHPVLNAGDLSIEASQKLVLLLDLLRFPAVKSISKLVIIVLVNSLSSIAKKRPAYFGRVLPVLLGLDPSSSASEGGVHVSGACHVLRNAFLSCLKCTHPGAAPWKDRLSDALTELKAGKTADNSLHQVHNINESGEEVEKSSLLFEEQKPSLKVIHVTDSNMGRKRSGAEYSSDMVDNDFSGKRVKSTSTGSEESSKELDRNIDFSRDDSPSVEPTNNKGAGDSGPVLQLVAMFGALVAQGEKAVPSLEILISSISADLLAEVVMANMRNLPLNHPHSEVDDELLLNTSIVGSETQAKYPSSFLAGVLSLSSSFPPIASLLSGHQSVSNDIVAPQDDEDIGVAALGDHTADGAETTHGTQNEVLPISISVSSVVLSGVEGVFPIPHDTNDIGNLEGEIPGLDSSAHDEGLSETLVASSFASTDLEYTSQEQVNCSGERSPMEILPSISTDRSEEHSPRAAVLDSNSLASSTATSVGLPSHFALPKMAAPVVNLADEQKDHLQIFAFTRIVEAYKQIAVAGGSQLRFSLLAYLGVEFPLELDPWKLLQEHIFSDYLSHEGHELTLRVLYRLYREAEEGTDFFTSTTATSVYDMFILAVAETLRDSFPPSDKSLSRLLNEAPYLPKSILKLLECLCCSGNCEKPEKDLQGGDRVTQGLSTIWSLILVRPPIRDVCLKIALQSAVHHLEEVRMKAIRLVANKLYPMSSISQQIEDFANEMLISMIKDDAMERMDAEGSISESRKESDFENPSNEHHSVSAIGKDVSSETHQSCTIQSESSLSMPEAQRCMSLYFALCTKKHSLFRLIFVNYERASIAVKQAIQRQIPIVVRTIGSSSVLLEIISDPPSGSENLLMQVLHTLTDGTIPSPELIFTIRKLFDSKLKDVEILIPVLPFLPRDEVFLVFPHFVNLSLEKFQAALARIVQGTPHSGPVLDPAEVLIAIHGIDPERDGIPLKKVTDACNACFEQRQIFTQQVIAKVLNQLVEQIPLPLLFMRTVLQAIGAFPALVDFILEILARLVNKQIWKYPKLWVGFLKCAQLTKPQSFGVLLQLPPPQLENALNRIAALKAPLVAHASRPDVRSSLPRSKLVVLGLASDPQSTSQIQTSQAETGDDAVNLDKEAAAEKTRESSAS; this comes from the exons ATGGTGGGGATGTTGAGTTCAATCTCTAGGGAAAGGCTCTTGAGTCTGGCGAACTCAGCCAGGACAGCCAGTGAGATATCTTCGAAGCTCGACTACTTGCGTCAATTGAGGCGAGTGTTACCCCACGAGAACCTTACCTTGCTATCCGAGCTCCTCCCTCGCCTCTTCGATCTCCAGACCGACCGGTTCGCTCCCATTCGCAAGTTTGCCACCGA GATAATTGGTGAAGTTGGAGTCAAGCACCTTGAATTCTTACCTGAAATTGTACCAGTTTTGATGAATGTATTGGATGATGGGGAACCTCCTGTTGCTCGACAAGCTATCACTTGTGGATTGGATTTCTTCCGATGCACTCTTGTTGAAGTTGCTATTCAG gGTCTGCATATGAGTGAATTGAATGATTCGCTTCAATTGTCATGGGCATCAATGCTAGAGTTGAAGGACAGGATATACTCAATAGCTTTTCAG CCAGGAAGTGGTGGGGTGAGGTTGCTAGCTCTGAAGTTTGTTGAAGCTGTTATTCTTCTTTATACTCCTGATCCTAATGGCTCGTCTGAGCCCCCTCATGATG GGAAGCTTTCGGAGTTCAATATATCTTGGATCCGCAAAGGTCATCCTGTACTCAATGCTGGAGACCTGTCAATTGAGGCCAGCCAAAAGTTGGTTTTATTGCTTGATCTACTCCGGTTCCCAGCAGTGAAATCTATTAGTAAATTAGTCATCATCGTGCTTGTAAATAG CCTTTCTTCTATAGCAAAGAAAAGGCCTGCATATTTTGGACGTGTTCTCCCTGTTTTACTTGGCTTGGATCCGTCAAGCTCTGCCTCTGAAGGGGGGGTGCATGTATCTGGCGCATGTCATGTTCTGAGAAATGCCTTTCTCTCCTGTTTGAAATGTACTCACCCGGGTGCCGCACCg TGGAAGGATCGTTTATCAGATGCCCTGACGGAACTGAAAGCTGGGAAGACAGCAGATAATTCTCTGCATCAAGTACACAACATTAATGAAAGTGGAGAGGAGGTGGAAAAAAGTTCATTACTGTTTGAG GAACAGAAGCCCTCTTTGAAAGTTATTCATGTAACTGATAGTAACATGGGGAGGAAAAGGTCTGGAGCAGAGTACAGCAGTGATATGGTGGACAATGATTTTTCTGGAAAACGAGTCAAATCAACATCTACTGGCTCAGAGGAGTCAAGCAAAGAATTAGATAGGAACATTGACTTCTCTCGAGATGACTCTCCATCAGTTGAACCAACCAATAACAAAGGAGCTGGAGATAGTGGCCCTGTGCTCCAACTTGTTGCTATGTTTGGAGCGCTGGTCGCTCAAGGTGAAAAAGCTGTTCCATCGCTGGAGATTCTCATTTCAAGTATCTCTGCTGATTTGCTAGCTGAAGTGGTGATGGCAAATATGCGCAACCTTCCTCTAAATCATCCTCACAGTGAAGTGGATGATGAGTTACTGCTGAACACGAGTATAGTTGGAAGTGAAACTCAAGCCAAGTATCCATCATCATTTCTAGCTGGTGTACTTTCACTTTCTAGTTCTTTTCCACCAATAGCATCACTGCTCAGTGGTCATCAGTCAGTGTCGAATGATATTGTG GCACCACAAGATGATGAGGATATCGGTGTTGCAGCTTTGGGTGATCATACTGCTGATGGTGCTGAAACAACTCATGGGACTCAAAATGAAGTGTTACCCATTAGTATTTCAGTTTCTTCTGTTGTACTTTCTGGAGTGGAGGGTGTTTTTCCTATTCCTCATGATACTAATGATATAGGAAATTTAGAGGGTGAGATACCTGGTCTGGATTCTTCTGCGCATGACGAGGGTCTTTCAGAAACTCTGGTTGCTTCTTCATTTGCCTCTACCGATTTAGAATATACCAGTCAAGAGCAAGTTAATTGTTCAGGAGAAAGGTCGCCTATGGAAATTCTTCCATCAATATCAACAGATAGGTCAGAAGAGCATAGTCCTAGGGCAGCAGTCCTGGATTCCAACAGCCTGGCGTCCTCAACTGCAACTTCTGTGGGTTTGCCCTCTCATTTTGCCCTGCCAAAGATGGCAGCACCTGTTGTTAACCTTGCTGATGAACAGAAAGACCATTTGCAAATTTTTGCATTTACACGCATTGTTGAGGCTTACAAGCAAATAGCAGTTGCTGGAGGTTCGCAATTACGTTTTTCTCTGCTGGCTTATCTAGGTGTTGAG TTTCCATTGGAGTTGGACCCTTGGAAACTATTACAGGAGCACATATTCTCTGATTATTTGAGTCATGAG GGTCACGAGTTGACATTGCGCGTCCTCTACAGGTTATATAGGGAGGCAGAAGAAGGGACTGACTTTTTCACTTCTACAACTGCTACTTCTGTGTATGACATGTTTATTCTGGCTGTG GCTGAGACACTTAGAGACTCTTTTCCTCCATCGGACAAATCTCTGAGTAGATTGCTCAATGAAGCTCCTTATCTGCCTAAAtccattttaaaattattagaGTGCTTGTGTTGTTCCGGAAACTGTGAGAAACCTGAGAAGGACTTGCAAGGCGGAGATAGAGTGACCCAGGGTCTAAGCACTATATGGAGCCTCATTTTGGTCAGGCCTCCTATTCGGGATGTCTGCCTGAAAATTGCTTTACAG AGTGCTGTTCATCATTTAGAGGAAGTACGGATGAAGGCTATCCGTCTG GTGGCAAACAAGTTATATCCCATGTCGTCGATTTCTCAGCAAATAGAAGATTTTGCAAATGAAATGTTGATATCTATGATAAAGGATGATGCTATGGAGAGAATGGATGCTGAAGGCTCTATTTCTGAGTCACGGAAG GAATCTGACTTTGAAAACCCTTCAAATGAGCATCACTCAGTCAGTGCCATCGGTAAGGATGTCTCCTCTGAGACTCATCAGTCGTGCACAATTCAGAGTGAGTCCTCCCTCTCAATGCCTGAGGCCCAGCGGTGCATGTCACTGTATTTTGCTCTTTGCACAAAG aagcactccctctttcgCCTAATATTTGTTAACTATGAACGTGCATCAATTGCTGTTAAGCAG GCAATACAACGGCAAATCCCAATAGTAGTCCGTACTATAGGCTCGTCATCTGTTCTCCTTGAAATAATCTCAGACCCTCCCAGTGGAAGTGAGAACCTTCTGATGCAG GTTTTGCATACCCTTACGGATGGGACTATTCCTTCTCCGGAGTTGATATTTACCATCAGGAAGTTATTTGATTCAAAACTAAAG GATGTGGAGATATTGATTCCAGTATTGCCGTTTCTACCAAGAGATGAG GTTTTTCTGGTTTTTCCACATTTTGTTAATCTATCACTGGAGAAGTTTCAGGCAGCTCTTGCTCGTATTGTACAG GGAACACCTCATTCTGGTCCAGTGCTCGATCCTGCTGAAGTTTTAATAGCAATCCATGGAATTGATCCTGAAAGAGATGGAATTCCCTTGAAGAAG GTCACTGATGCATGCAATGCCTGTTTCGAGCAACGACAGATATTTACCCAACAAGTTATTGCAAAAGTCTTGAACCAGTTG GTTGAGCAGATTCCTCTTCCGTTGTTGTTCATGCGTACAGTACTGCAAGCAATTGGTGCATTTCCTGCGTTG GTGGACTTTATATTGGAGATCCTTGCTCGTCTTGTAAATAAGCAG ATATGGAAGTACCCGAAGTTGTGGGTAGGATTTTTGAAGTGTGCACAATTGACCAAGCCTCAGTCATTTGGTGTGTTACTTCAG CTTCCTCCGCCCCAGCTAGAAAATGCATTGAATAGAATTGCAGCACTTAAGGCCCCTCTTGTTGCTCATGCAAGCCGACCTGATGTTCGCTCTTCGCTTCCCAG gtctaagttggtagttttGGGATTAGCTTCTGATCCTCAGAGTACGAGCCAAATACAAACGAGTCAGGCTGAAACCGGGGATGACGCAGTAAACTTGGATAAGGAGGCTGCAGCAGAGAAAACTAGAGAATCATCTGCTAGTTGA